A region from the Geobacillus vulcani PSS1 genome encodes:
- a CDS encoding phosphoglycerate kinase, giving the protein MNKKTIRDVEVRGKRVFCRVDFNVPMEEGAITDDTRIRAALPTIRYLIENGAKVILASHLGRPKGKVVEELRLDAVAKRLGELLGRPVAKTNEAVGDEVKAAVANLNEGDVLLLENVRFYPGEEKNDPELAKAFAELADLYVNDAFGAAHRAHASTEGIAHYLPAVAGFLMEKELEVLGKALSNPDRPFTAIIGGAKVKDKIGVIDNLLEKVDNLIIGGGLAYTFVKALGHDVGKSLLEEDKIDLAKSFMEKAKERGVRFYMPVDVVIADRFANDANTKVVPIDAIPSDWEALDIGPKTRELYRDVIRQSKLVVWNGPMGVFEMEAFAHGTKAVAQALAEATDTYSVIGGGDSAAAVEKFGLADKMDHISTGGGASLEFMEGKELPGVVALQDK; this is encoded by the coding sequence ATGAACAAGAAGACGATTCGCGATGTTGAGGTGAGAGGAAAACGCGTCTTTTGCCGCGTCGATTTTAACGTGCCGATGGAAGAAGGCGCCATCACCGATGACACGCGCATTCGCGCCGCACTCCCGACGATCCGCTATTTGATCGAAAACGGAGCGAAAGTCATTTTAGCGAGCCACCTCGGCCGCCCGAAAGGGAAAGTGGTCGAAGAATTGCGTTTGGATGCCGTTGCGAAGCGGCTCGGCGAACTGCTTGGGCGGCCGGTCGCCAAAACGAATGAAGCGGTCGGCGATGAGGTGAAAGCGGCGGTCGCGAACTTGAACGAAGGCGATGTGCTCTTGCTGGAAAACGTCCGTTTTTACCCCGGCGAAGAGAAAAACGATCCCGAGCTGGCCAAAGCGTTTGCGGAGCTGGCGGATCTGTATGTCAACGATGCGTTCGGCGCCGCCCACCGCGCCCATGCGTCGACGGAAGGCATCGCTCATTACTTGCCGGCGGTCGCTGGCTTTTTGATGGAAAAAGAACTCGAAGTGCTCGGCAAGGCACTCTCGAATCCGGACCGCCCGTTTACAGCGATCATCGGCGGCGCAAAAGTGAAAGACAAAATCGGCGTCATCGACAATTTGCTTGAGAAAGTCGACAACTTGATCATCGGCGGCGGGCTGGCGTATACGTTCGTCAAAGCGCTCGGCCATGACGTCGGCAAGTCGTTGCTGGAGGAGGACAAAATCGACCTAGCCAAATCATTTATGGAAAAGGCGAAAGAAAGAGGCGTCCGTTTTTATATGCCGGTGGACGTCGTCATCGCCGACCGGTTCGCCAACGACGCCAATACGAAAGTCGTGCCGATTGACGCCATCCCAAGCGATTGGGAGGCGCTTGACATCGGTCCAAAAACGCGCGAATTGTACCGCGATGTCATTCGTCAATCAAAGCTCGTCGTCTGGAACGGCCCGATGGGCGTCTTTGAAATGGAGGCGTTCGCCCATGGGACAAAAGCGGTTGCCCAAGCATTGGCGGAAGCGACCGACACGTATTCGGTCATCGGCGGCGGGGACTCAGCGGCGGCGGTTGAAAAATTCGGCTTGGCCGACAAAATGGATCATATTTCCACCGGCGGCGGCGCTTCGCTCGAATTCATGGAAGGAAAAGAGCTGCCGGGTGTCGTTGCGTTGCAAGACAAATGA
- the gap gene encoding type I glyceraldehyde-3-phosphate dehydrogenase codes for MAVKIGINGFGRIGRNVFRAALKNPDIEVVAVNDLTDANTLAHLLKYDSVHGRLDAEVSVNGNNLVVNGKEIIVKAERDPANLAWGEIGVDIVVESTGRFTKREDAAKHLEAGAKKVIISAPAKGEDITIVMGVNQDKYDPKAHHVISNASCTTNCLAPFAKVLHEKFGIIRGMMTTVHSYTNDQQILDLPHKDLRRARAAAESIIPTTTGAAKAVALVLPELKGKLNGMAMRVPTPNVSVVDLVAELEKEVTVEEVNAALKAAAEGELKGILAYSEEPLVSRDYNGSTASSTIDALSTMVIEGKMVKVVSWYDNETGYSHRVVDLAAYIASKGL; via the coding sequence ATGGCAGTAAAAATTGGGATTAACGGATTTGGCCGCATCGGGCGCAACGTGTTCCGCGCGGCATTGAAAAACCCGGACATTGAAGTGGTGGCGGTGAATGATTTAACCGATGCCAATACGCTGGCGCATTTGTTGAAGTACGACTCCGTCCATGGCCGTCTGGATGCCGAAGTGTCGGTGAACGGCAACAACTTGGTCGTCAACGGCAAAGAAATCATCGTCAAGGCGGAACGCGATCCGGCGAACTTGGCGTGGGGCGAGATCGGCGTTGACATTGTCGTCGAATCGACCGGCCGCTTCACGAAACGCGAAGACGCCGCGAAGCATTTGGAAGCGGGCGCGAAAAAAGTGATCATTTCCGCGCCGGCGAAAGGCGAGGACATTACGATCGTCATGGGCGTCAACCAAGACAAATACGACCCGAAAGCCCATCATGTCATCTCGAACGCCTCGTGCACGACGAACTGCTTGGCGCCGTTTGCCAAAGTGCTGCATGAGAAATTCGGCATCATCCGCGGCATGATGACGACCGTTCACTCGTACACGAACGACCAACAAATTTTGGACTTGCCGCATAAAGATTTGCGCCGGGCCCGTGCGGCAGCGGAATCGATCATCCCGACGACGACCGGGGCGGCGAAAGCTGTGGCGCTCGTTCTGCCGGAATTGAAAGGCAAATTGAACGGCATGGCGATGCGCGTGCCGACGCCGAACGTATCGGTCGTCGACTTGGTGGCGGAGCTGGAAAAAGAAGTGACGGTCGAAGAAGTGAACGCGGCGTTGAAAGCAGCGGCGGAAGGCGAACTGAAAGGCATTTTGGCCTACAGTGAAGAACCGCTCGTGTCGCGCGACTACAACGGCAGCACCGCTTCGTCGACAATCGATGCGCTGTCGACGATGGTCATTGAAGGCAAAATGGTGAAAGTCGTTTCGTGGTATGACAACGAAACGGGCTATTCGCACCGCGTCGTTGACCTGGCCGCCTACATCGCCTCCAAAGGGCTGTAA
- the tpiA gene encoding triose-phosphate isomerase has product MRKRIIAGNWKMHKTLAEAVQFVEEVKGLVPPADEVDSIVCAPFLFLDRLVQAAEGTDLNIGAQNMHFADQGAYTGEVSPVMLKDIGVTYVILGHSERRQMFAETDETVNKKVLAAFTRGLIPIICCGESLEEREAGQTNAVVASQVEKALAGLTPDQVKEAVIAYEPIWAIGTGKSSTAEDANEVCGHIRSVVSRLFGPEAAEAIRIQYGGSVKPDNIRDFLAQEQIDGALVGGASLEPASFLQLVEAGRHE; this is encoded by the coding sequence ATGAGAAAACGCATCATTGCAGGCAACTGGAAAATGCATAAAACGCTGGCGGAAGCTGTTCAATTTGTCGAGGAAGTAAAAGGGCTCGTGCCGCCGGCGGACGAAGTCGATTCCATCGTTTGCGCGCCGTTTCTCTTTTTGGATCGGTTAGTGCAAGCGGCAGAGGGCACCGATTTAAACATCGGGGCGCAAAACATGCACTTTGCCGACCAAGGGGCGTACACGGGCGAAGTGAGCCCGGTCATGCTGAAAGACATCGGCGTTACGTATGTCATCCTCGGCCATTCGGAGCGCCGGCAAATGTTTGCGGAAACGGATGAGACCGTGAACAAAAAAGTGTTGGCGGCCTTCACCCGTGGGCTTATACCGATTATTTGCTGCGGCGAATCGCTTGAGGAACGGGAAGCGGGGCAGACGAACGCCGTCGTCGCTTCACAAGTGGAAAAAGCGCTCGCGGGATTGACGCCGGACCAAGTGAAGGAAGCGGTTATCGCATACGAGCCGATTTGGGCGATCGGCACGGGCAAATCGTCAACCGCCGAAGATGCGAATGAAGTTTGCGGCCATATTCGTTCGGTCGTCTCGCGCTTGTTTGGCCCGGAAGCGGCGGAAGCGATCCGCATTCAATACGGCGGCAGCGTCAAACCGGACAACATCCGCGACTTCTTGGCGCAAGAACAGATTGACGGCGCCTTAGTCGGCGGGGCGAGCCTCGAGCCGGCTTCATTCTTGCAATTGGTGGAGGCGGGCCGCCATGAGTAA